A window of Phycisphaeraceae bacterium genomic DNA:
CTCAGGGGAGCGATCACCGGCGAAGGAAAATATGTCCACCCAGGAACACCGCGAAAAAGCCAAAGGCCAGTCCGCTACCTGCGCAATCCTCACGATCAGCGACACACGGAACCAAGCAACCGACGAGGGCGGCAAGACGATCCGTGCTGCGCTCGAGGCATCGGGTCATGCGATCGGGGAATACGCCATCGTCAAAGACGAACCCTCTCAAATCGACACGCAACTCCGGGCATGGCTTGCCAGGACGGAAATCCATGCGATCCTCTGCACGGGTGGAACCGGCATCGCCAGACGAGATACGACCATCGAAGTGGTCGAACGACTGATCGACAAAAAACTGGACGGCTTCGGCGAGTTGTTTCGCATGCTCAGTTGGGAGCAGGTGGGCGCAGCGGCCATGCTCAGCCGGGCAATCGGCGGGCTGGCGGGTGAGACCTTGATCTTTGCGATGCCCGGATCGACCAAAGCTGTGCGGCTCGCCATGGAAAAGCTCATCGCCCCCGAACTGTCACACCTGGTCTGGGAACGCAAGCGGTAAGAGCTGCCTAAACCGCCGCTCGTGACAGCGATGGGTTGTAATTTCGCTCGCCTCATTCACAGCTTCGGGAGAGAAAAGAAAGTCTCCGCTACAATGCGATGTCTATGAATGAATCAGTCAAGCCAACCAAAACTCTCGAAACCGTCGAGCCTATCGGCAAACGGGTACTCCTGCGCAAAGATGAGGATAAAAAGCAGACAAAGTCCGGCATCCACCTGCCTGACAAGATCGAGATTCCCACGCTGACGGGCAGGATCGTCGCAGTGTCAGCCGAGATTTCACAGGACTCAAACTATCCCGTCGCCCAATACGACCGTGTGCTCTTTTCGCCCAAAGATGCCATCCCCGTCGATTTCGAGGGTGACAACCGCTTGTTCGTCGTTCCCATCGAAAACATCGTGGCTGTGTTCCGAAAGCAGAAGTAACCCATTGAATTGATTGGGGACGGTAAACACTTCGCGCTTGCAGAAGTTTTGCTGATCGCCGATACGAGATGATGCCTGCGTGCTCGATAGTCCTTAGAATCTCGCCGTGAAATCGCTTTCCATTGAACCCATCACCCGGTTTCGCGCTACGGTTCGGCCGCCGGGATCAAAGAGTCTGACCAACCGTGTGCTGCTGCTGGCTGCGCTGGCGGAAGGGGAATCGATTTTGCGCGGGCCGTTGTTGGCGGATGACTCCCGCCGCATGCTTGATGCGTTGGAGCGGCTTGGTTTTGCCCCGCAGCATGTCGAGGAGGAAGACCGCATCGTCATTCGTGGCCGAGGCGGTTCCATTCCCGCCCGAACCGCGGAATTAAACCTCGGTAACGCAGGCACAGCGTATCGCTTCCTCACCGCCGCTTGTTGTCTGGGGACCAGCCGTGACGCCACCCGACGGGAAGGTCAATACATTCTCGACGGCATCGAACGCATGAGACAGCGACCAATCGGTCAACTCGTAGATCCGCTGCGCAGCATCGGCGGCGACGTGGAATATCTCGGACAGTCCGGCTTTCCTCCGCTGCGTGTCAAAGGCTCAGCCCTGCGCAATGCGGACCTGCTCATGGCTCCGACGCTTTCGAGCCAGTACCTCTCGGCTCTCCTCCAGATTGGTCCGTATTGTGAAAACGGCCTGACGCTGCGTTTCAACGGCCCCGTGACCAGTCGGCCTTACGTAGAGATGACGCTGGCAACCATGGAGCGATTCGGCGGACAAGTCGAAGTCGATCCGAACTTCACTCGCATCCATGTCAAGCCAGGAACCTATCGCGGTACGGAGTACGACATCGAGCCTGATGCGTCGAATGCCAGCTATTTCCTCGCCGCAGCCGCCGTGATTCCCGGCAGTCGATGCACGATCGAAGGACTGGGCAAGGGAAGCGTGCAGGGTGATGTAGGGTTTGCCGACGTTCTTCAGCAGATGGGTGCGGGGATGTTGTACGGCCGAGATTTCATTACCGTCATCGGCCCGCCGGAAGGCGAGGCTCTGCGCGGTATCGACATTGATCTCAACCACATGCCTGACATGGCGCAGACACTCGCGGCGGTGGCACTGTTTGCTCGTGGTCCGACGACAATCCGAAATATCGGCAATCTCCGCGTCAAGGAAACCGACCGGCTCGCAGCTTTGCAAAATGAGCTGACCAAACTCGGTGCCTCGGTGGATGTCGAAGGAGATGATCTCTATATCGAGCCTCCCGACGGCCCGTTGAAGCCGGGGGCGATCGACACCTATAACGATCACCGCATGGCTATGAGTTTCGCCGTCGTCGGCTTGCGGTCACGCGGCGTCGTCATCAATGATCCCGCCTGCGTCGAGAAGACGTTCCCGGAGTTTTTCGAGTATCTTGACCTCTTGCGCAAACACCCCGCATGAGTTTCGGGGAGTTGTCAGCAACCGATGTCTGAAGGAAATGTCATTCCTTGTCGGACATCGTTGATCGTTGATCCGTGGCTGGCAATCAGAGCATGAACACGCACCCAACCACTCCCCTATCCGTGTACGGGGAGACGAATCGGCAACCCCTATTAACCTGACTCTCCCGCATGCGTGACCCCTTCTGGAAAAGCACCAAAGTTCTGCTGGGGTACAAGCCGCAGCTAGGCGTGGCACTGGGCGGCGCGTTGCTGTCGGCGGCGTGTTTCGGCGCGGGGCTAGGCATGGTGCTGCCGATGGTTTACTTTTTCCTCGGCGAGGGTTATTCCCTTCCGAGACTCCTCGAAAAATACGCCAACAAGCCCAACGCCATCGGCCCGTTGCGTGACGCGGCACTTGTACTGGCGCAAATCGTCCCCGACGACCGCTTCCAGGGGTTTCTGATCGTTCTCATGATCATTGGTTTGCTCACCGTGATCGGCAGTATCGGGCGATATATCCACGAGTTCAGCATCGTCACCATCGTCGGCCGCGTGTCGCTGGTATGGCGCGGCCGCATGTTCCGTCGGCTCATCCACAGCCCGACCACGGAAGTGCTCCGCACGGGGACTGCGGACCACATTTCACGGATCAACAACGACGTTTACATCCTCAGTGCGGGCTATCTCGCGCTGCTGGACAAAACGGCATCGGCGATCCTCAACGGCTTTTTCGCGATCCTCGTGGCGCTGATCCTCAACTGGCAGTTGACTCTGGTGGGGTTGGTGGTAGCTCCTCCTATCGGCATCCTGATGCGCAAGCTGGGCAAGCGCATCCGCCGTGCTTCTAAGCGGGCGATGCTCCAGCGTGCCCACATGGTCCGCGCGGTGAAGGAGGCTTTAGGCGGGCTGATGGTGGTGAAGGTGCATAGTGCGGAGGGCTATGAACGACGCAGGTTTCGCCAGGTGAATCGCGCGCTGTACAACGAGGAAATCAGGATGCGTCAGGCAAAGGCTCTCGCCGGCCCGGCTGTGGATACGCTCTCGATCATCGGCATGATTCTCGCGGCCAGCGTCGCAGCGTGGGTTGTTTTCCGGCATAACTTCGAACCGCAGGTGCTCATCACCGTGCTGGCGTTACTCGCGGCCGGCGCAGGCAGCCTCAAACCGCTTGCGGGCCTCAACAATCAACTCAACGAATCGGCTGCAGCTGCTGAGCGCATTTTCAACGTGGTCAATCTCCCGGTCGAGCCTACCGGCGTTGATGCTGATAAATCTCTACCTCTGCTGCCCCGTCACCAGCAGAGCGTCGTTTTTGAAGACATCCACTTCCGTTATCCCGGTCAGACACGTGATGCACTCAACGGTGTGAGTCTGACCATCCCCTATGGCCGGATCGTCGCCATCGTCGGGGCCAACGGTTCAGGTAAAACGACGCTGCTGAATCTTCTGCCTCGTCTCTTTGAACCCACCTCAGGGCGGATACTCATTGACGGCCAGGACATTGCCAAGACCGATCTCCGCAGCCTTCGTCAGCAGATGGCTCTGGTGACGCAGCAGACCGTGCTTTTCGAGGGCACGATCGCAGACAACATCGCCTATGGCCGCCGGTTTGAATCAAATGAGCGGATCATCTCCGCTGCTCGCACCGCTCATGCGGAGGAGTTCATTCTCAGCAAGCCGCAGGGATATCAGACCGTGCTGGGTGAAGACGGCAGCGGTTTGTCAGGCGGGCAACGACAGCGGCTAAGCATCGCCCGTGCTGCGCTGCGCGATCCGACCATTCTGATTCTCGACGAAGCCACCAGCCAGATCGACGCTGACTCAGAGGCCAAGATCAACCAGGCGATACGCAATCTGCATCGTGGACGAACTATTTTTATCATCGCCCACCGCCTCAGCACGGTCGTGGACGCGGACATGATTGTGGTCATGGCCGATGGCAAAGTTGTGGATCAGGGCCGCCACGCGGAACTCCTGCAACGATGCAGTACTTATCAGGTGATGATCCAGACGCAGTTACAACCCATCGCCACGGCGTAGATGCAGGATCGTTCACCCGCCCGGATCAGACGACCTATTGTGTACGAGTGCATGAACTCTGCCGCTATTGATGCTGACCGCACGAACTGACACGCTTTCCGGACAATCCCATGCTTCGTCGTCGCAACCCTGGCTTTACGCTCATTGAATTGCTCGTTGTCATCAGCATCATCGCGGTACTCATCGGCATCCTGCTCCCAGCGATGAGCGCAGCTAGAAAGACCGCACGGCTCACACTCTGCGGCGGCAGCCTGCATCAGTTGGGTATCGGTATCGCTGCTTACGCGGTGGACTACCGCTCGCTGATTCCGCGCGGCCCCGACTCGCTGAACAATGACTTCGGCGTGCCCTACCCGAACATGACCGACAGCCGGATCTGGATTCAACCGTCCAACTACGGCGCACACGGCACCCTTTTGCAGGGGTACCTGGAAGACAAACGAGCCATGTTCTGTCCGGGCGACGACACCATCGACCCCGTTCAGGAAATGGCCCGTATCGGCAGCCCCGTCAACCACGCCTACTCGTCCTATCTCTATCGGCAACTCGACGAAGGCGCGGGGCTGTCGGGCGGCGGTGCGCCGGGTCCGGGGAAAATTGATGATCTGGGCCGAAACTCCCTCGATAAGCCCGCTCGCGCGCTTGCGCTGGATTCCAATTCTCTGATCACCAGTTTTCCCGACGCCTACCGCACGAATCACGACGACAAGCAGGTCAACATCCTCTATCTCGATGGGCACTCCAGAACATACCGGAACCCCAACGACATCTTCACCATGCGAGAGTCCGACGCTGCGTCATTCCGGTTTGAGGAACGCTTAAACGAGATCATGCAGAACGCAGACCATGTGGAGCACGGCGACCTGTCGTCCGTGCCTGTGCCATAGGGGTTGAAACTGCTGCGCTCACAAGCGGGACGATCCCACGGTCATCGCTGATGACATCGCAGCTAAGCGGCACGTTAATACGTCAGGTGCATCTGTCCGCTGCGTGACGACGGCGAATCACCCGCAACCGTGAACCAGCGTGTTCGTCGTCGCTGCTCGGATAGCGTCACTCGCGCCGCGACCCGTTCATCCTGCGCGAACACCTGCTTCACAATCTCCGGGCAGTTGCATTGCTGACTGCGGTGCAGCAGCACGATATGTCGAGGTGTGACTCCTCGCGGACAACGGCGTACCAGTTCGCGGACCGCTTCATAGCACTGTTGATTGGATAGATGGCCGGCCTGTCCCATGATCCGACGTTTGAGAAATAACGGACGATTGCTGTGGAGCTGCATCGGAGGGTCGTAGTTACTCTCAATAGCCAGCAGATCCACACCCGTGAAGCGTTCCAGTAATTCACCGGGAACATGCCCAAGGTCCGTAGCGTAGCCCAGTGATCCCGATGATGAAGCGATATGGAAGCCGCTGGTGCCTTTGGTGTCGTGCGCCAGCCGGATCGGCGAGACGGCCAGACCGGGAATCGGCTCGAATGATTCGTCGCTGAAGGTCTCAAGAAGTCCAGCCTTGCGCATTTCATCGCTGCCGGGGATTTGTGCCCACTCCTCCGCGTGCCAGCGGTGCAGATAGACCTTGATCCGCCATCCGATGAGCGTTGGTATCCAGTTAGGTCGAAAGTGGTCACGGTCGAGATGCGTCAGACAGAGAGCGCGAACCGCATCCAGACTCACTTTCGCCTGAATGAGTCGGCGTGTGGTGGTCAGCGGCCCGAAGCCCGCATCGATGAGGATCAACTGATCCTCCATCCGCAAAACGGCACTGTTTCCACCCGACCCGCTGCCCAGAACGCAGAGAGACAAGCGCGTGTCGCGTGGCCGTGTCTGCGTCAACGACTTCGAGACAGAGCGCAAAACCACCTCCGGGAATGGTTCGGCCATGTCCTGCGTGAAAAGCCCAAGCTGTGATTCGGCGCCTGCCGACATCCTTGTCTCCAGCGCGCATGGCGATTTTCAGTTGCGGCGGCACTTGCTCATCCGGCGCGACGAACTCTATCCTACAACGAAACCGGGGACTTGCCTCGTGAAAGGAAGCGACATGCTGCGCATCACCATCTCATCCCTTCTGCTCATCGCCCTCTGCGGCCTGACCGCATGCGGAGGTAATGAAGGTTCCGCCCATGCCGAACCCGGTCGAGTGGCGGTGCTGAACATCCTCAAAGTATCTGACTCGATTGGTCGCGGAAAAATCATGCAGGCAGCGATGAACAGCGCCAATCAGGAAATTACCGCCAAGCTCCAGGCGATGGCACAGGAATTTGGCCGACAAATGGAGGCTGAACGTGCCAAAGTCAGCACTGCTGACGACATGCAGCGACTTCAACATCTGGATACACAACTTCAGCAGCGGCTTCAACAGGAAATGGCTAACGGCCGGAGCAGAATGGCCGCCCTGAGCCAGACCCTCACCGCACAGCTCCGCGCGGATGTTCGGCCCTTCGCCAAACGCATCGCGGAGGAACACGGCATGACCCTCGTCATGGAAGGGAATGAAGGCATGATGTACATCGCAGACGACTGCGAAATCACGGATGAAGTCATCAAAGCAATGCGGGAGGCGGGCTTTACCGAAAAAGGCAGCCCGGAATCGGCCGGGGGAACGGCCTCCATACCTAAGACACATCCAGCACCTGCAACGCACCCTACATCCACACCCTGACAGCCACGGTTGCCTTACTCGTCATCAACCGCACCGACGATACGGACGGTACGCGCGATTGTGAAAATCCGTCGTTGCTCACAGTGACACGCGCACCGCGTGATGGCTATGCCGATGACTCCCGTGGAGGCACGGGAGCCTTGTGATGAACCGACGAGCCGCCTGGGTCGTGCTGGTCATTGCGATGATGACTACTACTGTCGGATGTATTTCACGGCGTGAGCCGGACGTGGTGGTAACGCCGAGCTTTTCCTACCTGCAACCTGCGCCGGTGCCCGGCAGCACCATCGCGGTGGTGACCCAATCGCAACGATAAAGGCACGCTTTCCGTGAGTGCTTGCCGCTCCGCTCAGATTTCAGAGTGCCTCCGACCGAGACGTATTGCGTGAGTAAGCAGCTTCAGGTCGCGGAGCGCTTGTTGAGTTGCTCTTCCAATGCAGCGATACGCTTCTGAAGTTTGCGGAGTTCCTGCTGCATCTCCGGCAGGCGCATCGCGGCGAGTGCCTGACGTTTGGCCTCGCCGAGCTTGATCGCCGGCGACCCGCCGTATTCCTGTCCGCCCTCAAGATCCGTCATCACACCGGATTGAGCAGCGAGTTTGGTCATCGCGCCGATTTTGAGGTGTCCCGCGACGCCGACCTGCCCGCCCATCACGACATAATCGCCCGTTTGCGTGGAACCCGCGAGGCCGACTTGCGCGACGAACAGATTATGCCGTCCCACACTCGTGCCATGGCCGATGGCGACCAGGTCGCTGAACTTGGTGCCGCGACCGATCCGGGTCGATCCGACCGTCGCGCGATCGATCGTACATCCAGCCCCCATCTCCACGTCATCTTCGAGCACCACATTTCCCACCTGCGGGATCTTGTGATGAACGACTTCACCCCGTGCATCCTTGTGTGTCGCGTAGCCGAAGCCATCCTGTCCGATGACGCAGCCGGCATGCAGAGTGACACGGTTTCCCAGCTCGCACTTGTCGTAGATGGTGACGTTTGGATAAAGCACGGAGTCATCGCCGACAACCGCATCCTTGCCGATGTAGCAGTGAGGATAGATCACACAGCGATTACCGATGCGAGCGCGCGGGGCGATGTAAGCGAACGGCCTGATTGTGCAAAGCTCGCCGACCTGCGCCGTCGAGTCGATGTAAGCCTGCGGACTGATCCCCGGGGCGGGATGCTGTCGGTAGCCATGCAGAGCTACAACCGCCTGTCGAAAAGCAAAGTAGGGATCATCCGCCACGAGCAGCGTACGTTCACCGGCTTGATCGGCATCTGCGGCGGAGACGATGATCGCTCCGGCTTTGCTGGCACTGAGCAGCTTCACATATTTGCGATTTGAGAGAAAGCTCACCTCATCAGGTCCGGCGTCTTCCAGGCCGGCACAACTCCGGACGGAAAGAGAGCCATCACCTCGAACGGCGGCACCGATCTGCTTCGCAAGTTCTGTCAAGGTCGTCGGCATGAGTGTCGCGGATTCCTCAAAGCCGGGCGTGATCGTGCAGAGACGAGGTCCTGAAATCAAAACCGGCAGAACTCATCACGCTCCGTATTCTCTCTCTCCGCACACAGACAAGGGCGGGGTCAAAGCTCCACGTATTCCAGGCTCGCCTGTTCCTGCGGCTCAGCAACGGGATGGTGTACCTCGGTGGTAAAGACACCGCCCATCTCTTCACGGACTTTGGCTGCATCGTAAATCGTGCGAGATGCCAGACCGCACGCCGCCATCAGATCGAGCGCGATCTGCCCTTCGCTTCTGGCTAACTCGATCACAGGGATTGCCTGCTCGAAGCTCTGTAAACGATTCGTCGCATTTTCAAAGGTACCCGCCTTTTCCACCCACGTCGCGCCCGGCAGCAGCACATCCGGCTTTGCGGATAAATCGCTCGGCAGAGTGTCGATGAGGATGAGGGATTTCTTGGCAACCGCGGCGGTCAGTTCCTTGGTCGTCCAGGCACTGCCGTAGTTGCCGGTCACAATCACGCCGGCGGTCTTGGTCGCCTTGTCGCCGACCTTGGCGATGAACTCTTCAAACTTGAGGACCGACCCGCCTCCGGCAGCGGTGAGCAATTCCAATGCTCGACGGACACCACGGCTGTTGGGACATTTCTCCGCGTAAACCGTGTAGCCGCCGGGGAATTTTTTGTCGGTGCCGCTGATGGGGATCGGCCCAATACCCAGAACCGCGTTGGGGTCCAATCCGCGCACCAGTTTGCCCAACAGGTAAGCCTCCTCGCAGGAAAGCATCGGGCTTACAAGTAGTGCCAG
This region includes:
- a CDS encoding ABC transporter ATP-binding protein, yielding MRDPFWKSTKVLLGYKPQLGVALGGALLSAACFGAGLGMVLPMVYFFLGEGYSLPRLLEKYANKPNAIGPLRDAALVLAQIVPDDRFQGFLIVLMIIGLLTVIGSIGRYIHEFSIVTIVGRVSLVWRGRMFRRLIHSPTTEVLRTGTADHISRINNDVYILSAGYLALLDKTASAILNGFFAILVALILNWQLTLVGLVVAPPIGILMRKLGKRIRRASKRAMLQRAHMVRAVKEALGGLMVVKVHSAEGYERRRFRQVNRALYNEEIRMRQAKALAGPAVDTLSIIGMILAASVAAWVVFRHNFEPQVLITVLALLAAGAGSLKPLAGLNNQLNESAAAAERIFNVVNLPVEPTGVDADKSLPLLPRHQQSVVFEDIHFRYPGQTRDALNGVSLTIPYGRIVAIVGANGSGKTTLLNLLPRLFEPTSGRILIDGQDIAKTDLRSLRQQMALVTQQTVLFEGTIADNIAYGRRFESNERIISAARTAHAEEFILSKPQGYQTVLGEDGSGLSGGQRQRLSIARAALRDPTILILDEATSQIDADSEAKINQAIRNLHRGRTIFIIAHRLSTVVDADMIVVMADGKVVDQGRHAELLQRCSTYQVMIQTQLQPIATA
- a CDS encoding molybdenum cofactor biosynthesis protein MoaB, whose product is MSTQEHREKAKGQSATCAILTISDTRNQATDEGGKTIRAALEASGHAIGEYAIVKDEPSQIDTQLRAWLARTEIHAILCTGGTGIARRDTTIEVVERLIDKKLDGFGELFRMLSWEQVGAAAMLSRAIGGLAGETLIFAMPGSTKAVRLAMEKLIAPELSHLVWERKR
- a CDS encoding OmpH family outer membrane protein; this encodes MLRITISSLLLIALCGLTACGGNEGSAHAEPGRVAVLNILKVSDSIGRGKIMQAAMNSANQEITAKLQAMAQEFGRQMEAERAKVSTADDMQRLQHLDTQLQQRLQQEMANGRSRMAALSQTLTAQLRADVRPFAKRIAEEHGMTLVMEGNEGMMYIADDCEITDEVIKAMREAGFTEKGSPESAGGTASIPKTHPAPATHPTSTP
- the lpxD gene encoding UDP-3-O-(3-hydroxymyristoyl)glucosamine N-acyltransferase, producing MPTTLTELAKQIGAAVRGDGSLSVRSCAGLEDAGPDEVSFLSNRKYVKLLSASKAGAIIVSAADADQAGERTLLVADDPYFAFRQAVVALHGYRQHPAPGISPQAYIDSTAQVGELCTIRPFAYIAPRARIGNRCVIYPHCYIGKDAVVGDDSVLYPNVTIYDKCELGNRVTLHAGCVIGQDGFGYATHKDARGEVVHHKIPQVGNVVLEDDVEMGAGCTIDRATVGSTRIGRGTKFSDLVAIGHGTSVGRHNLFVAQVGLAGSTQTGDYVVMGGQVGVAGHLKIGAMTKLAAQSGVMTDLEGGQEYGGSPAIKLGEAKRQALAAMRLPEMQQELRKLQKRIAALEEQLNKRSAT
- the aroA gene encoding 3-phosphoshikimate 1-carboxyvinyltransferase produces the protein MKSLSIEPITRFRATVRPPGSKSLTNRVLLLAALAEGESILRGPLLADDSRRMLDALERLGFAPQHVEEEDRIVIRGRGGSIPARTAELNLGNAGTAYRFLTAACCLGTSRDATRREGQYILDGIERMRQRPIGQLVDPLRSIGGDVEYLGQSGFPPLRVKGSALRNADLLMAPTLSSQYLSALLQIGPYCENGLTLRFNGPVTSRPYVEMTLATMERFGGQVEVDPNFTRIHVKPGTYRGTEYDIEPDASNASYFLAAAAVIPGSRCTIEGLGKGSVQGDVGFADVLQQMGAGMLYGRDFITVIGPPEGEALRGIDIDLNHMPDMAQTLAAVALFARGPTTIRNIGNLRVKETDRLAALQNELTKLGASVDVEGDDLYIEPPDGPLKPGAIDTYNDHRMAMSFAVVGLRSRGVVINDPACVEKTFPEFFEYLDLLRKHPA
- a CDS encoding co-chaperone GroES; its protein translation is MNESVKPTKTLETVEPIGKRVLLRKDEDKKQTKSGIHLPDKIEIPTLTGRIVAVSAEISQDSNYPVAQYDRVLFSPKDAIPVDFEGDNRLFVVPIENIVAVFRKQK
- a CDS encoding MBL fold metallo-hydrolase, producing the protein MSAGAESQLGLFTQDMAEPFPEVVLRSVSKSLTQTRPRDTRLSLCVLGSGSGGNSAVLRMEDQLILIDAGFGPLTTTRRLIQAKVSLDAVRALCLTHLDRDHFRPNWIPTLIGWRIKVYLHRWHAEEWAQIPGSDEMRKAGLLETFSDESFEPIPGLAVSPIRLAHDTKGTSGFHIASSSGSLGYATDLGHVPGELLERFTGVDLLAIESNYDPPMQLHSNRPLFLKRRIMGQAGHLSNQQCYEAVRELVRRCPRGVTPRHIVLLHRSQQCNCPEIVKQVFAQDERVAARVTLSEQRRRTRWFTVAGDSPSSRSGQMHLTY